A genomic region of Artemia franciscana unplaced genomic scaffold, ASM3288406v1 Scaffold_1188, whole genome shotgun sequence contains the following coding sequences:
- the LOC136042370 gene encoding microtubule-associated serine/threonine-protein kinase 2-like isoform X2, translating to MALIFVSNTSESTAIYLLCLPFFFFFFQILIILARLDRYCHELVGSEETDEADDSTPQFGSFSAYSPRYRKSQVFRLDDTAKSSTDSDQSIVSEPSPSTSRKSCETDEQEEPKTAAQEPAVEPETQVASSPQIVRRRRTLQRDLGSVPKLNIPPADAELSISLSENRELSPVEEVASTASVEVNDSTESSPLSTLDSCSLQRSKSTSSATYSPQSSSLKKTKSMLRSPSGSGLSLMIPADDISVQNVQSPGGSSTASSRDTSPCRDLSPIITSLRPPLILRRGAKGFGFTLRAVRVYFGDTDFYTLHHLVLNVDERSPAFEAGLRQGDLVTHVNGESIQGLLHTQVMKLLLAGTDHVTIRATPLEQTSIRAGGRKREVSKSKMAKRSQQARVLTGNHIRKVQRSDGPDRRRKTSLFRKLSTKRASAEIQQIQNSGGSPVLHTSQSYHAGLSKSFSGTDIDIKNLQMQQRRSPTESPQSSPSTSPCSTAPNSPASLCGSQFPRPSSLHGLKHKLHTVAKSLSNPRRKSAGNIPLSPLARTPSPSPQIVAPGSPTRSPSPLAVPLVHHAGSSNSTQVYSPSGQLSLPLGKKIFSRPKSAEPGSPLLRRALSPDRLHPRSAEKPGISPLCSSMPHATVITPPRVTIFNHPVKELRSQSCDEKKEDKKGLGSSSSAPNFAVMGGQISESPLVSDKPPLSPGKTRGGFIVQSDSDTEEKKELSSIFRSESSGEESEKISRAKTRLGSIGNRTFKPIDKPHKCERKQTFKPRNTVHEANDNLFEIPSESVSSPAKTDIPSTSDNLDSSSSQEINLGSSIDSTAMVNAGDVATVRRMRRKKSPNLGVEKAQAN from the exons ATGGCTCTAATTTTTGTGAGTAATACATCTGAAAGTACtgctatttatttattgtgtctaccttttttcttctttttttttcaaatcttaataattttagcCCGTTTGGATCGCTACTGTCACGAATTAGTGGGCAGTGAAGAGACGGACGAAGCTGATGACAGCACACCACAATTTGGGTCCTTCTCTGCCTACTCTCCAAGATATAGAAAATCACAAGTATTCAGGCTCGATGATACTGCGAAGTCTA GTACCGATTCAGATCAGTCAATTGTATCAGAACCTTCTCCTAGCACTTCGAGGAAGAGCTGTGAAACAGATGAGCAAGAAGAGCCAAAGACGGCTGCGCAAGAGCCTGCTGTAGAGCCAGAAACTCAGGTAGCAAGTTCACCACAAATTGTGCGAAGAAGACGAACTTTACAAAGGGATCTTGGAAGTGttccaaaattaaatataccACCAGCTGATGCAGAATTAAG CATATCCCTAAGTGAGAATCGTGAACTGTCTCCAGTAGAAGAAGTAGCATCCACAGCATCTGTTGAGGTAAATGACAGCACTGAGAGTTCACCTTTAAGCACCCTCGACAGTTGTTCTCTTCAGAGAAGCAAGTCTACCAGTTCCGCTACTTACTCGCCTCAGtcttcaagtcttaagaaaacaaaatccatGCTCCGAAGTCCATCGGGTAGTGGACTTTCACTCATGATACCTGCAG ATGATATTTCGGTTCAAAACGTCCAGTCCCCGGGTGGTTCCAGCACAGCCAGCTCTCGTGACACATCTCCATGTAGAGACCTTTCACCAATTATTACAAGTCTTCGTCCACCATTGATTCTTCGTCGAGGAGCCAAAGGGTTTGGATTTACTCTAAGAGCTGTTAGAGTATATTTTGGTGACACCGACTTCTATACATTGCACCATTTAGTTCTG AATGTTGACGAAAGAAGTCCCGCCTTTGAAGCAGGCCTTCGTCAGGGTGACCTAGTTACTCACGTAAATGGCGAGTCTATCCAGGGTCTTCTCCATACTCAAGTTATGAAACTCTTACTGGCTGGTACTGATCATGTGACAATTAGAGCAACTCCCCTGGAACAGACATCTATTCGTGCTGGAGGTCGAAAAAGAGAGGTTTCTAAGTCAAAAATGGCAAAACGTTCGCAGCAAGC GAGAGTATTGACTGGGAATCATATCCGAAAAGTGCAACGGAGTGATGGACCAGACAGGCGTCggaaaacctcgctctttaggaaATTGAGTACAAAGCGAGCAAGCGCTGAAATCCAACAG atacaaAATTCTGGTGGTTCCCCTGTTCTTCATACCAGCCAAAGTTATCACGCCGGTCTCTCTAAATCTTTCAGTGGTACAGATATTGACATAAAAAATCTTCAGATGCAACAACGTCGAAGCCCAACAGAGTCACCACAGTCATCACCCTCCACTTCACCGTGCTCAACCGCTCCTAATAGCCCAGCTAGTCTATGTGGAAGTCAGTTTCCTCGACCGTCCTCTCTTCATGGTTTAAAGCATAAACTGCATACTGTGGCAAAATCGTTGAGTAACCCAAGAAGAAAGTCGGCTGGAAATATTCCATTATCTCCATTGGCAAGAACGCCCTCCCCTTCTCCCCAAATTGTTGCACCTGGTTCTCCAACAAGGTCTCCAAGCCCCTTGGCAGTGCCTCTTGTCCATCACGCAGGAAGTTCAAATTCAACTCAAGTATATTCTCCAAGTGGTCAGCTTTCGCTGCctcttggtaaaaaaatattctcGAGGCCAAAATCCGCTGAGCCAGGATCTCCACTCTTGCGTCGAGCCCTGTCTCCAGATAGACTGCATCCACGGTCTGCTGAGAAACCAGGCATCTCTCCTCTCTGTTCATCCATGCCTCACGCAACTGTGATAACTCCTCCTAGGGTTACAATATTTAATCACCCTGTTAAAGAGCTTCGATCCCAAAGCTGCGATGAAAAGAAAGAGGATAAGAAAGGGTTAGGATCCAGTTCCTCTGCCCCTAATTTTGCTGTTATGGGAGGTCAAATATCAGAAAGTCCTCTTGTCTCAGATAAACCCCCTCTATCACCTGGTAAAACAAGAGGTGGATTTATAGTGCAGTCAGACTCCGAcacagaagaaaagaaagagttgTCATCTATTTTTAGATCTGAGTCTTCTGGTGAGGAGTCAGAAAAAATATCACGTGCTAAGACTAGGCTCGGATCTATTGGCAACCGAACATTTAAGCCAATCGATAAGCCCCATAAATGTGAAAGAAAGCAGACATTTAAGCCTAGGAACACTGTACATGAGGCTAATGATAACCTTTTCGAAATACCATCAGAGTCTGTTTCATCACCAGCAAAGACAGATATTCCGTCCACAAGTGATAATTTAGATAGTTCATCTAGTCAGGAAATAAACCTTGGCAGTAGTATTGACTCCACAGCCATGGTCAATGCTGGTGATGTAGCCACTGTACGACGAATGAGACGTAAAAAATCACCAAACTTGGGAGTAGAAAAAGCGCAAGCAAATTGA
- the LOC136042370 gene encoding microtubule-associated serine/threonine-protein kinase 2-like isoform X1 produces MALIFVSNTSESTAIYLLCLPFFFFFFQILIILARLDRYCHELVGSEETDEADDSTPQFGSFSAYSPRYRKSQVFRLDDTAKSSTDSDQSIVSEPSPSTSRKSCETDEQEEPKTAAQEPAVEPETQVASSPQIVRRRRTLQRDLGSVPKLNIPPADAELSISLSENRELSPVEEVASTASVEVNDSTESSPLSTLDSCSLQRSKSTSSATYSPQSSSLKKTKSMLRSPSGSGLSLMIPADDISVQNVQSPGGSSTASSRDTSPCRDLSPIITSLRPPLILRRGAKGFGFTLRAVRVYFGDTDFYTLHHLVLNVDERSPAFEAGLRQGDLVTHVNGESIQGLLHTQVMKLLLAGTDHVTIRATPLEQTSIRAGGRKREVSKSKMAKRSQQARVLTGNHIRKVQRSDGPDRRRKTSLFRKLSTKRASAEIQQGPFSAPVLLSESMAFHKIQNSGGSPVLHTSQSYHAGLSKSFSGTDIDIKNLQMQQRRSPTESPQSSPSTSPCSTAPNSPASLCGSQFPRPSSLHGLKHKLHTVAKSLSNPRRKSAGNIPLSPLARTPSPSPQIVAPGSPTRSPSPLAVPLVHHAGSSNSTQVYSPSGQLSLPLGKKIFSRPKSAEPGSPLLRRALSPDRLHPRSAEKPGISPLCSSMPHATVITPPRVTIFNHPVKELRSQSCDEKKEDKKGLGSSSSAPNFAVMGGQISESPLVSDKPPLSPGKTRGGFIVQSDSDTEEKKELSSIFRSESSGEESEKISRAKTRLGSIGNRTFKPIDKPHKCERKQTFKPRNTVHEANDNLFEIPSESVSSPAKTDIPSTSDNLDSSSSQEINLGSSIDSTAMVNAGDVATVRRMRRKKSPNLGVEKAQAN; encoded by the exons ATGGCTCTAATTTTTGTGAGTAATACATCTGAAAGTACtgctatttatttattgtgtctaccttttttcttctttttttttcaaatcttaataattttagcCCGTTTGGATCGCTACTGTCACGAATTAGTGGGCAGTGAAGAGACGGACGAAGCTGATGACAGCACACCACAATTTGGGTCCTTCTCTGCCTACTCTCCAAGATATAGAAAATCACAAGTATTCAGGCTCGATGATACTGCGAAGTCTA GTACCGATTCAGATCAGTCAATTGTATCAGAACCTTCTCCTAGCACTTCGAGGAAGAGCTGTGAAACAGATGAGCAAGAAGAGCCAAAGACGGCTGCGCAAGAGCCTGCTGTAGAGCCAGAAACTCAGGTAGCAAGTTCACCACAAATTGTGCGAAGAAGACGAACTTTACAAAGGGATCTTGGAAGTGttccaaaattaaatataccACCAGCTGATGCAGAATTAAG CATATCCCTAAGTGAGAATCGTGAACTGTCTCCAGTAGAAGAAGTAGCATCCACAGCATCTGTTGAGGTAAATGACAGCACTGAGAGTTCACCTTTAAGCACCCTCGACAGTTGTTCTCTTCAGAGAAGCAAGTCTACCAGTTCCGCTACTTACTCGCCTCAGtcttcaagtcttaagaaaacaaaatccatGCTCCGAAGTCCATCGGGTAGTGGACTTTCACTCATGATACCTGCAG ATGATATTTCGGTTCAAAACGTCCAGTCCCCGGGTGGTTCCAGCACAGCCAGCTCTCGTGACACATCTCCATGTAGAGACCTTTCACCAATTATTACAAGTCTTCGTCCACCATTGATTCTTCGTCGAGGAGCCAAAGGGTTTGGATTTACTCTAAGAGCTGTTAGAGTATATTTTGGTGACACCGACTTCTATACATTGCACCATTTAGTTCTG AATGTTGACGAAAGAAGTCCCGCCTTTGAAGCAGGCCTTCGTCAGGGTGACCTAGTTACTCACGTAAATGGCGAGTCTATCCAGGGTCTTCTCCATACTCAAGTTATGAAACTCTTACTGGCTGGTACTGATCATGTGACAATTAGAGCAACTCCCCTGGAACAGACATCTATTCGTGCTGGAGGTCGAAAAAGAGAGGTTTCTAAGTCAAAAATGGCAAAACGTTCGCAGCAAGC GAGAGTATTGACTGGGAATCATATCCGAAAAGTGCAACGGAGTGATGGACCAGACAGGCGTCggaaaacctcgctctttaggaaATTGAGTACAAAGCGAGCAAGCGCTGAAATCCAACAG GGTCCTTTTTCGGCGCCTGTACTCCTTTCAGAGAGCATGGCTTTTCATAAG atacaaAATTCTGGTGGTTCCCCTGTTCTTCATACCAGCCAAAGTTATCACGCCGGTCTCTCTAAATCTTTCAGTGGTACAGATATTGACATAAAAAATCTTCAGATGCAACAACGTCGAAGCCCAACAGAGTCACCACAGTCATCACCCTCCACTTCACCGTGCTCAACCGCTCCTAATAGCCCAGCTAGTCTATGTGGAAGTCAGTTTCCTCGACCGTCCTCTCTTCATGGTTTAAAGCATAAACTGCATACTGTGGCAAAATCGTTGAGTAACCCAAGAAGAAAGTCGGCTGGAAATATTCCATTATCTCCATTGGCAAGAACGCCCTCCCCTTCTCCCCAAATTGTTGCACCTGGTTCTCCAACAAGGTCTCCAAGCCCCTTGGCAGTGCCTCTTGTCCATCACGCAGGAAGTTCAAATTCAACTCAAGTATATTCTCCAAGTGGTCAGCTTTCGCTGCctcttggtaaaaaaatattctcGAGGCCAAAATCCGCTGAGCCAGGATCTCCACTCTTGCGTCGAGCCCTGTCTCCAGATAGACTGCATCCACGGTCTGCTGAGAAACCAGGCATCTCTCCTCTCTGTTCATCCATGCCTCACGCAACTGTGATAACTCCTCCTAGGGTTACAATATTTAATCACCCTGTTAAAGAGCTTCGATCCCAAAGCTGCGATGAAAAGAAAGAGGATAAGAAAGGGTTAGGATCCAGTTCCTCTGCCCCTAATTTTGCTGTTATGGGAGGTCAAATATCAGAAAGTCCTCTTGTCTCAGATAAACCCCCTCTATCACCTGGTAAAACAAGAGGTGGATTTATAGTGCAGTCAGACTCCGAcacagaagaaaagaaagagttgTCATCTATTTTTAGATCTGAGTCTTCTGGTGAGGAGTCAGAAAAAATATCACGTGCTAAGACTAGGCTCGGATCTATTGGCAACCGAACATTTAAGCCAATCGATAAGCCCCATAAATGTGAAAGAAAGCAGACATTTAAGCCTAGGAACACTGTACATGAGGCTAATGATAACCTTTTCGAAATACCATCAGAGTCTGTTTCATCACCAGCAAAGACAGATATTCCGTCCACAAGTGATAATTTAGATAGTTCATCTAGTCAGGAAATAAACCTTGGCAGTAGTATTGACTCCACAGCCATGGTCAATGCTGGTGATGTAGCCACTGTACGACGAATGAGACGTAAAAAATCACCAAACTTGGGAGTAGAAAAAGCGCAAGCAAATTGA